A stretch of DNA from Juglans microcarpa x Juglans regia isolate MS1-56 chromosome 5D, Jm3101_v1.0, whole genome shotgun sequence:
ACATCAAATGCGTATCACCAAGTGAACTATTGCAATTTTTATACCAATATTTACATACCTCCAACTGTTATGCCTACTGAATCCATAGAAGGCTGCTCCGAATGAACGGCAATGGGCAGGCTTGGTAGGGTGAACTGCTGGTCAAACGAGTTTGAATAATCTTGTAAATTCGTTGGGACATCACTTTGAGAAGCACCCAGGCTCTTATTTTGCTTAAGGCTAAGAAGTGACTTTCCATCATACTCTGCAACATGCATCCAATTGTCGTATGCCTTCTTCACCAAGGAGTCCACGTTGACCTGCACAAACCAAAACCAATCTCAGTTTCTAAACTCAATCATTTTTCCCAAAAGCTACAAGATGAACATTTCATTGGCCAATATTACATAAGTTCGAATTTATTGatattataaacaaaaaaacaagtGAGAAATATTGTTTGGGGTATtctatattgaaaaaaaatggatggCAATTCTGGGTTGCCAAATGTAATTTTCCCTAAAACTTGCTCCACCTGTATATTTCTTCATGTGAAAAATGATAGCAACATGTAGAAAATTATGGAGCATTAAAGGTTGATGTAGTTGGTTTGTGATCCCTATAAGTACATTAGTTAACCACAACAAGAAATGCAAACCAACGTGATCATTCAAATTGATTCAAGACCAAAGATAAACTATAACCTTCTGACTTTCGGAAAGAGAGTCAGCTGAGAAATATTGTCCATTGGCAATTAAGCCGCATAACGCATAGATATTGTTAAAAACAACACCAACATTCCTCTCATCTTCAGGATAATACACATAAACCTTCCCGCTTGGTACACAAGTTTTAGCGTGCTCTACAAGAACATCCCACATCTTATTGGACATGCCACTTCCAAGAATCTGCAACATAAGAATGGGAACATAATGAGAATCTGCAACATAGGGGTTTGAATTTAACAGACAAATCCAGCATTCTTACATTCCGCAATCTCGGTGAATCTGTAACCACAAGTTTTAGGAAGTCTTCAACGGTATGAATTCCAGCTTTGTTGAGCCTCTTGTGAAATGACCCATCTTTCCCAATTTTCTCCAATCTCCAAACATCATCATGTAATGCAGGTGGATAATGTTTTTTATATActacaaatccaaaaaataaaatttaccaTCTTTCCAAGAGGCACATGCAAGATATATGGAATAAACTATTGGGGCTAATTCTGCACTCACATTCTCCACGGTGATCCTTAACAGTGAAGGCTTCTGTTTTTGCTTCACGTATCCGGGTGCCCTCGCAACAGCCTGAGGAAACCTTCAATCCTAGCCTGAACTTCCTGCTCCTTATCCAGCTTGAGTTGTCAGTAAATGTTAGATCACCCAATGTTCCTACACCTTCCTTGAGTATCACTTGCAAATCCCCAGTCAGAAGCGGCCTCTTTCCTTCGCGCTCTTTCACCACATGACTCTCAAATTCTTCTTCATTCCAGGTATCATCATCCTCATTATTGAAATCACCTTCAAGCACAACAACATCTAACTTCACTGAAGATTCTGGACCTGATGTGACAACATGGTTTGCGATTGCATCAATCAAAACAATATGAATTGCAGCACCATGCTCCCCCTCTACTTTTCCTCCAGTAAAGAGAGGAAGGGACAGCCTGGACTTGAAGTGCAGCTGTAAGTTTCGTCCATCAGGCCCTTCTATACGTTTGGGTGAAGACCTGaatttttatcaataattcaaataatctCACTAGTGGAAACAATAGATAAATGTCGTCTCAGAAGCCAAAAAAACgaagaaatgaaacaaaagccaagagtataattttttttaatgagtgcAAAACCCAAAGATTAGACATCTAGCTTGCAAAAAATCCTGATCCAGACCCAGTGGGATTTGACTCTGTGTGGTGGCATGAGAAATCGAGTTTCAGGCTGtgttttattgatgaattaaattcaattcatctcaaattaattattgatgagatttactattttcttaatttctcataaaaaaattaaatttatctcaacctatttcatacattttaacataaaaagttaaactcatttcaatttaaaaaaattaaacctatctaatccacaaaatattactatttataattaaactcaactcatctcaacatctctTCAGACTTTTGCACTACAGGATCGTGAAATCAACCCTCcaatccaatttttttaagtgatgCAAAAAATTTTTTGATACGTAACGCAAATTTAATGAAGCCGCAGAGAGTTGCAACCCAAGTAAATAGGAAGCTACAAAAGGGCACACCCAActagcaagaaaaataaaaggagaaagagaaaaaaacccTTAAAATTTAATAGCTGGAAACTTGGGGGCTGTTGTGGCATTTGCCCAAGCATAGAGATCAATCCATGGATCAGAGAGCCCACCATATATGCTATGGTGTTTAGGCTCCAACAATCGAGAAGAAAAAGTCCAGAGTTTatccaaaatccaataaaaaatagGGTAGAAGGTCTATCTGATTTAAGGAACAGCATCCTTCTctgaactgaaagaaaattTTACCCTTCCCGTCcagtaaaattgaaaagtatggCCAGCTGTTACTGGGGCAGGAAGCCCAGGCCAGTTCCCATAATGTGACCCTAACCCCAACAATCATGGAATGGCGATGCTGACAAAACCCAGAACACACTAGCACAATATGAACCCCAATATTGGATCTCTAGATTGAACCGGTTGCAGATACAACTTAAAAAGTGGTAATAAAATCACACATAACAAGACCCTTTACTTCTTATGAGCAGACCAATCGTTTTATTCATTGAAGAATTCAAAGAATAAAGGgcatgttttattattatttcagtGAGCATGGATAAACCAAGAATATCAATTATTAGAA
This window harbors:
- the LOC121265572 gene encoding calmodulin-binding protein 60 B-like is translated as MQTRYMERSNSMVREKRSLDVTSAEEVQPDRKRPALASVIVEALKVDSLQKLCSSLEPILRRVVSEEVERALAKLGPAKLPGRSSPKRIEGPDGRNLQLHFKSRLSLPLFTGGKVEGEHGAAIHIVLIDAIANHVVTSGPESSVKLDVVVLEGDFNNEDDDTWNEEEFESHVVKEREGKRPLLTGDLQVILKEGVGTLGDLTFTDNSSWIRSRKFRLGLKVSSGCCEGTRIREAKTEAFTVKDHRGELYKKHYPPALHDDVWRLEKIGKDGSFHKRLNKAGIHTVEDFLKLVVTDSPRLRNILGSGMSNKMWDVLVEHAKTCVPSGKVYVYYPEDERNVGVVFNNIYALCGLIANGQYFSADSLSESQKVNVDSLVKKAYDNWMHVAEYDGKSLLSLKQNKSLGASQSDVPTNLQDYSNSFDQQFTLPSLPIAVHSEQPSMDSVGITVGGYNDAMTARFSLPSPNVNLNAPIQFEGTSFPLQNPLASVSHQAQLPKSDNLLLLGHLQSSTSGFQAVGASNLTSYKEEYFPEEEIRMRSHEMLENEDMQHLLRMLSMGGHAHASINMNEDGYPYSSAYMGTPSLNYNFHDDRTRSSGKAVVGWLKVKAAMRWGIFVRKKAAERRAQLVELDDS